The nucleotide sequence GATTGTACAGTACATAGGTAAGTATATACCGGACTTGGCGACAGACATCAAAGGCAATCCGATAGAACAGAAACTTAACTCGCTGAACCGTATTCTTTTCACGCAACACGAACGTTGGAATCATTCGGTTTCAGTCAGACCTGCACTGTCATTATTTCATGAGACATTAAATGTGGAACTACTTGGGTTATGCCAATTCAGTACAAAAGAATACTTCTTTCAACCCAAGGTACGCTATGCCATAGCCGATGCCGTTACGCTTACGGTGGGAGGTCAGCTGTTTTACGGACCAGATGACCGATTATTCGGAATATTGGAAAAGACCAAGAACTCGGTTTTTACGGAGTTGAAAGTTTCGTTTTAGATTATCTCATCTCAAAATAATATCGAATGAAGAAATTAGCTGAATTTGTGATACGATACCGCTGGGCGGTCATCGTATTCTTTCTTGCACTGACAGCTTTTATGGGCTTTCAGATGAAGAATGCAAGTTTTAATCCCGACCTGCTTACCTATCTGCCGGAGCATCTGCCTTCCCGCATGAACCAAAAACAGATAGAAAAGATGTTTGGAGGAACGGATATGGTGATGATTGTCGTACAGACAGATGATGTCGTGAATGGCAAGACACTGAAGCGTGTAGAGCATTTCTCACAGGACATGCAGAACATAAAAGGCATAGAACGAGTGATGTCTGTCTTTGAATTGAAAAATGTCCGTAGTGAGAATGACGCAATGACCGTTGATGCGGCCGTGAAAATGATTCCACGGACTGCTGAAGATGTTGCCACTATTAAGAAAGAGCTTGCCGGTAACGACCTTGTCTATGGAAGCGTGATTTCCAAAGATTTTACGACCACAGCCATTATTGGATTGCTTGAACCTGGAGCAAAGGACAAGGACGTAATAGACCAAGTGGAGGCAATGATTGCCAAGTATCCCGGCACAGAGAAAGTTCTTTTGGGAGGTTCTCCGTATATGCGAATGCAGAATGCGGGAATGATGCAGAAGGATATGGCTCGGCTCATTCCTCTCGGATTGTTGTTGATGATGGTCTTTCTCTTTATCAGCTTCCGTCAGTTCAGAGGGGTATGGCTTCCCATTCTGATTGTAGTCATGGCGATATTCACGGCATTGGGTGCAACACCTTTGTTGGGATGGAAGTTTGCCGTTACGACCATTATTTTAGTTGTATTGCTGATTGCCACCGCCAATTCCTATGGCATACACATGTTTGCCCGCTACCAAAGAGACAATCTTCCCGGAAACAACTATACAGCAAAAGAATTGTCTGTCAAAATGGTTACAAGTCTCGGCGCTCCCATTATCTTGTCAGGATTGACAACCATTGCAGGGTTGCTCTGTATGTTGGGACATGTGCTGATTCCCGGTGGACAGATGGGAGTTCTTGGCAGTATCGGTATCGGACTTGCCTTGATTGGAAGTCTGTTCTTTATACCTGCATTGAGTTCGGTACTTCCCAAAACCAAACCTCGATTGAGAGCGGATAACAACCCTAAAAGCAAAAGAGGAATAGGGTTAGACAGATTGTTGGACTTTATTGCCGATTGGGTAACGAAAAAGCCCAAGACTATTTTGGCTTTATTCGTGGTCATTTCTCTAATCGGAGCAGCCGGACTGTTGCGTTTCAGCATCAACTCAAATCCCGCCGAGTTGTTCCCTGACGGACATCCTGCGAAGGAGTCCGCACAAATCATCAATAAGGAACTGGGGGGCTTCTTTCCTCTCTGTGTCGTGTTCGAAGGCGACATCAAAGACCCTGCCTTGTTGAAGAAAATTGATGATTTGGAGAAAAAGGTGCGAGAAATCCCCGAAGTGGGAACAACGCAGTCTATCGCAAAAGTTACACGTCAGATCAGCCGTGCTCTCTATAACAAAGGCGAAGAAGGTTATGATAAAATCCCCGACACCTACGATGCCGTATCACAATACTTCGAGTTGTATCTGATGAGCGGCAGTCAGAAGGATTTGGAAAAGATGGTGGATTTCAATTTTGAGAAAGCTCTCTTGATGATTCGTTTCAAGGAATTGAACACACCGGTATTGCGACAATGTGTTGCTCAAATCAAGGAAATGGTAAAAGATGACCCCAATGTGAAACTTGTTGGTGGCAATGCCGATGTATTCACGGATATGGACAAGCATGTCGTAAGCGGGCAGTTCCTTTCTTTGTTGATTTCCCTCGTTGTTGTATTTATCATTATATCCCTCGGTTTCAAATCGTTTAAGGCAGGATTACTGCAAATCGTTCCACTCATGTTTGCCATGTTGATGCTTTTCGGACTGATGGGATATTTTGGTATTGACCTGAACTTTATGACCGCCTTCCAAGCCTCTATCCTTATTGGAGTCGGCGTGGACTATACGATTCATGTTGTCTGGCGGTATCGGGAGGAACGACGTGCGGGTTACGACGATAAGGAGGCTGTACATCGCTTGTTCAAGGCAACGGGACGCGGTATCGTATTCAATGCCATTGCCGTTATTATCGGATTTGTAGTTCTGCTCTTTTCAGGCTTCCTGCCCGTTCGCTTTTTCGGAATGATGATGGTAACAATCATTTTCGTATGCCTCATTGCCGCAGTGCTGCTCGTACCTGCGCTATGTATGGTGTTGAAACCGAAATTCTTGAGACAGAAAATCCATTGCAAATAACTTAAAAGGACTGAAAGGATAAAAGCAATAAAAGAAACAGTCAAAAGCTTATGAGCTTTTCAAAGAAGATTGATACACGAATATTCATCAAACAATAAATACAATGAAGAAAGTTTTTTTATCGGCGGTTATAATAATCGCAACCATGTGGGCAAATGTTGCTCATGCACAAGGAGGAGTATCTCCGCAACAAGTACAACAAAAAGCCATTGAAGCCACTCGTATTGCCGGAATGGAAACAGAATCATCAATGACGATTTACAGTCCGTCCGGAGACAAACGAGTTCGCAAGATGACTATCGTCAGTAAACTCTACGAGAATGGTAGTTTGGAAAAAAAACTCATTCGGTTTATCGAACCTGCTGATGTGAAAGGCACCGGGTTTCTATCGTTCGATTATTTGA is from Prevotella melaninogenica and encodes:
- a CDS encoding efflux RND transporter permease subunit; this translates as MKKLAEFVIRYRWAVIVFFLALTAFMGFQMKNASFNPDLLTYLPEHLPSRMNQKQIEKMFGGTDMVMIVVQTDDVVNGKTLKRVEHFSQDMQNIKGIERVMSVFELKNVRSENDAMTVDAAVKMIPRTAEDVATIKKELAGNDLVYGSVISKDFTTTAIIGLLEPGAKDKDVIDQVEAMIAKYPGTEKVLLGGSPYMRMQNAGMMQKDMARLIPLGLLLMMVFLFISFRQFRGVWLPILIVVMAIFTALGATPLLGWKFAVTTIILVVLLIATANSYGIHMFARYQRDNLPGNNYTAKELSVKMVTSLGAPIILSGLTTIAGLLCMLGHVLIPGGQMGVLGSIGIGLALIGSLFFIPALSSVLPKTKPRLRADNNPKSKRGIGLDRLLDFIADWVTKKPKTILALFVVISLIGAAGLLRFSINSNPAELFPDGHPAKESAQIINKELGGFFPLCVVFEGDIKDPALLKKIDDLEKKVREIPEVGTTQSIAKVTRQISRALYNKGEEGYDKIPDTYDAVSQYFELYLMSGSQKDLEKMVDFNFEKALLMIRFKELNTPVLRQCVAQIKEMVKDDPNVKLVGGNADVFTDMDKHVVSGQFLSLLISLVVVFIIISLGFKSFKAGLLQIVPLMFAMLMLFGLMGYFGIDLNFMTAFQASILIGVGVDYTIHVVWRYREERRAGYDDKEAVHRLFKATGRGIVFNAIAVIIGFVVLLFSGFLPVRFFGMMMVTIIFVCLIAAVLLVPALCMVLKPKFLRQKIHCK